A window of Clostridium sp. 'White wine YQ' contains these coding sequences:
- a CDS encoding transposase, with the protein MPRSARIKLSNGLYHVMIRSISEIKLFRRDEDKVAYLKIVRELQNTFKFKIYSYCLMSTHGHFILDSYGADISKIMHSINSKYARYYNKKYKRHGHLFQDRFKSKLITNDRYILNLSLYIHKNPLDMKKYMHSPEKYRFSSLSVFLGIKSDEFNILDEGYLLSMLTNNLDDAKNRYRKMFYVNDNSLGKIVDLNKDVNLYVSGRDPIVRKYDFITILNFIESKYKISRKLIIAKFIRECKNFKAILIAMVRCLCNLQINQISKLIGNITDSRTSYLGILGIELLTNNKVYEGLIEEFIKINEPVMA; encoded by the coding sequence ATGCCTAGATCTGCAAGAATAAAGTTATCAAATGGGTTATATCACGTCATGATAAGAAGTATTAGCGAAATAAAGCTATTTAGAAGAGATGAAGATAAGGTGGCATACCTAAAAATAGTAAGGGAACTTCAGAATACATTTAAATTCAAAATTTATAGCTATTGTCTTATGAGTACTCACGGCCATTTCATTTTAGATTCTTATGGTGCAGATATATCTAAAATAATGCATTCTATAAACTCAAAATATGCCAGATATTATAATAAAAAATATAAAAGGCATGGGCATCTATTCCAAGACAGATTTAAAAGTAAGTTAATTACAAACGATAGATATATACTCAATTTATCACTATACATACATAAGAATCCATTAGATATGAAGAAATATATGCATAGCCCAGAAAAATACAGGTTTTCTAGTTTGTCTGTGTTCCTAGGTATCAAAAGCGATGAGTTTAATATATTAGATGAAGGATACTTATTATCTATGTTAACTAATAATTTAGATGATGCTAAAAATAGATATCGAAAAATGTTTTATGTAAATGACAACTCCTTAGGTAAAATTGTGGATTTGAATAAAGATGTAAATTTATATGTAAGTGGAAGAGATCCAATTGTGAGAAAGTATGATTTTATCACCATATTAAACTTCATTGAAAGTAAATATAAGATTAGTAGGAAGCTTATAATAGCAAAATTTATCAGAGAATGTAAAAACTTCAAAGCTATTTTAATTGCAATGGTAAGATGTTTATGTAACCTGCAAATCAATCAAATATCGAAATTAATAGGTAACATTACTGATTCTAGAACATCGTATCTTGGAATTTTAGGAATAGAGCTATTAACAAATAATAAAGTTTATGAAGGATTAATAGAAGAATTTATAAAAATAAATGAACCAGTAATGGCATAA
- a CDS encoding NfeD family protein, producing the protein MESTYVIVWLLVAIGFFAIDIFTSAFLFVWFGLGALIAMIGAILGIPLEIQIILFLVASLVSTSLGYPWARKRFKVNVKKTKTRDEEQIGAIGKAEKDIVNEGEIKLDGVLWKAINTGNKINKGDSYKILQFKGNKIMIEKVEEDL; encoded by the coding sequence ATGGAAAGTACTTATGTGATTGTTTGGTTATTAGTCGCTATTGGATTTTTTGCCATTGATATTTTTACTTCAGCTTTTCTTTTTGTATGGTTTGGACTTGGTGCATTAATTGCTATGATAGGTGCAATACTTGGAATACCACTAGAAATTCAAATAATACTATTTTTGGTTGCAAGTTTAGTATCAACATCTTTAGGTTATCCTTGGGCAAGAAAGAGATTTAAGGTTAATGTTAAAAAAACTAAAACAAGAGACGAAGAGCAAATAGGAGCAATAGGTAAAGCCGAAAAAGATATAGTAAACGAAGGAGAAATAAAGCTTGATGGAGTTTTGTGGAAAGCTATAAATACTGGAAACAAGATAAATAAAGGGGACAGTTATAAGATTTTACAGTTTAAAGGAAATAAAATTATGATTGAAAAAGTGGAGGAGGATTTATAA
- a CDS encoding phosphoribosylformylglycinamidine synthase produces MSNVKTVFVEKKKGFDVEAKGLFEDFKTNLSIKTIEKVRVLNKYTIGNLSDEYEAKAISSIFSEPMVDEVLVGELNLGKEEWAFCVEYLPGQYDQRAASAEECYEILTAGEKIKVKSAKVVIIYGNLTKEEKDKIKGYYINPVDSREVEINSKEIFSEYLVPEDVKVLDNFISLTENEIKALHEELSLAMSLADLKLVQSYFIQEKRNPTITEIKVIDTYWSDHCRHTTFLTNITKVEIEDGTYNQALINSFEEYKKSRNFVYGENPRDINLMDIAVLAAKELRKKGLLTDLDESEEINACSIKAKVETDKGVVDYLIMFKNETHNHPTEIEPFGGAATCLGGAIRDPLSGRSYVYQAMRVTGAGDPTEHIEDTLKGKLPQRTITLGAAHGYSSYGNQIGLATGQVAELYHNNYKAKRLEIGAVIGAAPMENVRRERPVKGDIIILLGGRTGRDGLGGATGSSKEHTEESINICGAEVQKGNAPTERKIQRLFRNKEVSTLIKRCNDFGAGGVSVAIGELSEGLDINLDKVPKKYDGLDGTELAISESQERMAVVVDKNDVEKFINFSNEENLEATVVAEVTDEKRLRMYWRDKLIVDLKREFLDTNGTKSYTEVKVDLPKEPLNVFNKEIKGSIKENWLKTLGSLNVASQKGLVDRFDSTIGSLTVLMPFGGVNQITPAEGMAAKIPVQGGESKDATLMAYGFNPELGLWSPFHMGYYAVIESLTKLVSMGGDYRKSHLTFQEYFERLGVAKERWGKPFAALLGAFKVQKDLSLAAIGGKDSMSGSFGDLDVPPTLTSFAVAIEKAENVISPEFKEVNSKLVLIKTDRIQDETLNLEQYISNMNKLVDLIKSKKVISAFTLKFGGVSEAVSKMAFGNKIGAKLSNLNNQELFGLNPGSVLVEIKAEDFNEDLLKGCNYKILGETIRENQIVIENEVLKLDDLLAVWRNKLEGVFKSETSKVSEEEVKLPEIKKSISSPVIKTAKPKVIIPVFPGNNCEDDCERAFNKAGGEATQFLFKNLTKEMLVESIETLEKEIRKSQIIMIPGGFSAADEPDGSGKFIATVFRNERIKDAVMDLLNNRDGLIIGICNGFQALVKLGLVPYGEIREMNSEMPTLTYNNIGRHMNSLVRTKISSKLSPWFSEVNLGEIHTVPISHGEGRFVASEEVLQEMIKNGQIATQYVDLDGRVSLNMPYNPNGSVLGIEGITSPDGRVLGKMAHSERISTNVYRNVPGDFDQKIFQGGINYFK; encoded by the coding sequence ATGTCTAATGTAAAAACTGTTTTTGTTGAGAAGAAGAAGGGGTTTGACGTAGAGGCAAAAGGTTTATTTGAAGATTTCAAAACTAACTTATCAATAAAAACTATAGAAAAAGTTAGGGTATTGAACAAATATACCATAGGTAATCTTTCAGATGAATATGAGGCTAAAGCTATTAGCTCAATTTTTTCTGAACCAATGGTAGATGAAGTATTAGTAGGAGAATTAAACTTAGGTAAAGAAGAATGGGCGTTTTGTGTGGAGTATCTTCCAGGACAATATGATCAAAGAGCAGCTTCAGCAGAAGAATGTTATGAAATACTAACGGCAGGTGAAAAAATAAAAGTTAAATCTGCTAAGGTAGTAATAATATATGGAAACTTAACTAAAGAGGAAAAAGATAAAATAAAAGGTTACTACATTAATCCAGTAGATTCAAGAGAAGTAGAAATAAATTCTAAAGAAATCTTTTCAGAATACTTAGTTCCAGAGGATGTTAAGGTATTAGATAACTTTATAAGCCTTACAGAAAATGAGATTAAAGCACTTCACGAGGAACTTTCCCTAGCCATGAGCCTAGCGGATCTTAAATTAGTTCAATCATATTTTATACAAGAAAAAAGAAATCCAACTATAACTGAAATAAAAGTGATTGACACTTATTGGTCTGATCATTGTAGACATACAACATTCTTAACCAATATCACAAAGGTTGAAATAGAAGATGGAACATATAATCAAGCATTGATTAATAGTTTTGAAGAATATAAAAAATCTAGAAATTTTGTTTATGGAGAAAATCCTAGAGATATTAACTTAATGGATATCGCAGTTCTTGCAGCTAAAGAGTTAAGAAAGAAAGGATTATTAACTGATTTAGATGAATCAGAGGAAATCAACGCATGCTCAATAAAAGCAAAAGTTGAAACAGATAAAGGCGTTGTTGATTATTTAATAATGTTTAAAAATGAAACTCACAACCACCCAACTGAAATAGAACCATTTGGTGGTGCAGCTACTTGTTTAGGTGGAGCTATAAGAGATCCATTATCAGGAAGAAGTTACGTATATCAAGCAATGAGAGTAACTGGTGCTGGAGATCCAACTGAACATATTGAGGATACGTTAAAGGGTAAGCTTCCTCAAAGAACTATTACATTAGGGGCAGCTCATGGGTATAGCTCATATGGAAATCAAATAGGACTAGCTACAGGTCAGGTAGCAGAACTTTATCATAATAATTATAAAGCAAAGAGATTAGAGATTGGTGCAGTTATTGGGGCAGCGCCGATGGAGAATGTAAGAAGAGAAAGACCTGTTAAAGGCGATATAATAATACTTCTAGGTGGAAGAACAGGTAGAGATGGACTAGGCGGAGCAACTGGGTCATCTAAAGAGCACACAGAAGAATCAATAAATATATGTGGAGCTGAGGTTCAAAAGGGTAATGCTCCTACAGAAAGAAAAATTCAAAGGCTATTTAGAAATAAAGAAGTATCTACATTAATAAAAAGATGTAATGATTTTGGAGCTGGTGGAGTATCAGTTGCAATTGGAGAATTAAGTGAAGGGTTAGATATAAATTTAGATAAAGTTCCAAAGAAATACGATGGGCTTGATGGAACAGAACTTGCAATATCAGAATCACAAGAGAGAATGGCCGTGGTTGTTGATAAAAACGATGTTGAAAAGTTTATTAATTTCTCAAACGAAGAAAACTTAGAGGCAACAGTTGTTGCAGAAGTTACAGATGAAAAAAGACTAAGAATGTACTGGAGAGATAAATTAATTGTTGATCTTAAAAGGGAATTCTTAGATACAAATGGCACAAAATCATACACAGAAGTTAAGGTAGATTTACCAAAGGAACCACTTAATGTGTTTAATAAAGAGATAAAAGGTAGCATTAAGGAGAATTGGCTTAAGACTTTAGGCAGTCTAAATGTAGCATCTCAAAAGGGTTTAGTTGATAGATTTGATTCTACTATTGGATCATTAACAGTTTTAATGCCATTTGGAGGAGTGAACCAAATTACTCCAGCAGAAGGTATGGCAGCAAAAATTCCAGTTCAAGGTGGAGAATCAAAGGATGCGACTTTAATGGCTTATGGTTTTAACCCTGAACTAGGACTATGGAGCCCATTCCACATGGGATATTATGCAGTTATAGAATCCCTTACTAAACTAGTTTCAATGGGAGGGGATTATAGAAAATCCCACTTAACATTCCAAGAATATTTTGAAAGACTAGGAGTGGCAAAAGAAAGATGGGGTAAACCTTTTGCAGCTTTACTTGGAGCATTTAAAGTACAAAAAGACTTATCACTAGCTGCAATTGGTGGAAAAGATTCTATGTCAGGTAGTTTTGGTGACTTAGATGTACCACCAACCTTAACATCTTTTGCAGTTGCAATAGAAAAAGCTGAAAATGTAATTTCACCAGAGTTTAAAGAGGTTAACTCAAAACTTGTACTTATAAAAACAGACAGAATTCAAGATGAAACCTTAAACTTAGAGCAATATATTTCAAATATGAACAAGTTAGTAGATCTAATTAAATCGAAGAAGGTTATTTCAGCATTTACATTAAAATTTGGTGGTGTTTCAGAAGCTGTTTCGAAGATGGCTTTTGGAAATAAGATTGGAGCTAAATTATCAAATTTGAACAATCAGGAATTATTCGGCTTAAATCCAGGTTCAGTATTAGTAGAAATTAAGGCGGAAGATTTTAATGAAGATTTACTAAAAGGATGTAACTATAAGATTCTCGGAGAAACAATAAGAGAAAATCAAATAGTTATAGAAAATGAAGTATTAAAATTAGATGACCTATTAGCAGTATGGAGAAATAAATTAGAAGGTGTATTTAAGAGTGAGACTTCTAAAGTTTCTGAAGAAGAAGTTAAGCTTCCAGAAATTAAGAAATCAATTAGTTCACCTGTAATAAAGACAGCAAAACCTAAGGTTATAATTCCAGTATTCCCGGGGAATAACTGTGAAGATGATTGTGAAAGAGCCTTTAATAAAGCTGGAGGAGAGGCAACGCAATTCCTATTTAAGAACCTAACAAAGGAAATGCTTGTTGAATCTATAGAAACTTTAGAAAAAGAAATTAGAAAATCTCAGATAATTATGATACCTGGCGGTTTCTCAGCAGCTGACGAACCTGATGGATCAGGAAAATTTATAGCAACTGTATTTAGAAATGAAAGAATAAAAGATGCAGTAATGGATCTATTAAATAATAGAGATGGATTAATTATTGGTATATGCAATGGCTTTCAAGCACTAGTTAAACTCGGCTTAGTTCCTTATGGAGAAATTAGAGAAATGAATTCTGAAATGCCAACATTAACCTACAATAATATAGGAAGACATATGAATTCACTTGTTAGAACAAAGATTTCCTCTAAACTCTCACCATGGTTCTCAGAAGTAAATCTTGGGGAAATTCATACAGTTCCAATATCTCATGGGGAAGGAAGATTTGTAGCTTCAGAGGAAGTGCTTCAAGAGATGATTAAAAATGGACAAATTGCAACTCAATATGTTGATTTAGATGGACGTGTATCATTGAACATGCCATACAATCCAAATGGTTCTGTTCTTGGAATAGAAGGAATTACTTCTCCTGATGGAAGAGTTTTAGGGAAAATGGCTCATTCAGAGAGAATCTCAACTAATGTATATAGAAATGTACCTGGAGATTTTGACCAAAAAATATTCCAGGGTGGAATAAATTACTTTAAATAA
- the alr gene encoding alanine racemase, whose amino-acid sequence MKGLTCEISLNNVEHNLNLVKKLNGEKKVIGVIKANAYGLGLEGISDFLKDKVDYLAVAELDEAKRISQDVEVLILSPLVKEEDFLIDQDNIIFTIDNEELIDKIPENKDLKVHIYVDTGMNRMGIKPENLDKVIDKLNVNRPQVLVHGIYTHLHNTKNVKYTLKQISVFKKACEKYIGKIPVIHALNSSGSINDEIRNACDFTNAVRVGNILYGYDGLDKGFKKTYNYYAEIINICEVKAGEHVGYSCVYKAKRNMKVGVLGIGNIEHIGFSRDVKHNIFYDLLKVIYNHIKYRPIIFSKNGGIRIVSKPNMNITLVDATNLDKNEKLRIEISPILAESSIPKIYKYEQ is encoded by the coding sequence ATGAAAGGTCTTACATGTGAAATATCTTTAAATAATGTTGAACATAATTTAAATCTTGTAAAAAAATTAAATGGTGAAAAAAAAGTGATAGGTGTAATTAAGGCAAATGCTTATGGTCTTGGCCTTGAAGGAATTTCCGATTTCTTAAAGGACAAGGTAGACTATCTAGCAGTAGCAGAACTTGATGAAGCTAAAAGAATATCACAAGATGTGGAAGTATTGATATTAAGTCCCCTTGTAAAAGAAGAGGATTTCCTAATTGACCAAGATAATATTATTTTTACAATAGATAATGAAGAGTTAATTGATAAAATCCCAGAAAATAAGGATCTTAAAGTTCACATATACGTTGATACTGGCATGAATAGAATGGGAATTAAACCTGAAAATTTGGACAAGGTAATTGATAAATTAAATGTTAACCGTCCCCAAGTTTTAGTTCACGGTATTTATACTCATTTACATAATACTAAAAATGTTAAGTATACACTTAAGCAAATTAGTGTATTTAAGAAAGCTTGCGAAAAGTATATTGGAAAAATTCCTGTGATTCATGCTCTTAATTCTTCCGGAAGCATAAATGATGAGATAAGAAATGCTTGTGATTTTACTAATGCGGTTAGAGTTGGAAATATACTTTATGGTTATGATGGTTTAGATAAGGGCTTTAAGAAGACGTATAATTATTATGCAGAAATAATTAACATTTGTGAAGTTAAAGCTGGAGAGCATGTTGGATATAGTTGCGTATATAAAGCTAAAAGAAATATGAAGGTTGGAGTTTTAGGTATTGGAAATATAGAACATATAGGTTTTAGCAGAGATGTTAAACATAATATTTTTTATGATTTGTTAAAAGTAATTTATAATCATATAAAATATAGACCAATTATATTTTCTAAGAATGGTGGAATTAGAATAGTTAGTAAACCTAATATGAATATTACTTTAGTGGACGCAACTAATCTGGATAAAAATGAAAAGCTTAGAATAGAAATATCCCCTATATTGGCTGAAAGTAGCATACCTAAGATTTACAAATACGAACAATAA
- the purE gene encoding 5-(carboxyamino)imidazole ribonucleotide mutase gives MKVAIFFGSKSDMDVMKGAANALKEFNIEYKAYVLSAHRVPEKLTEVLNEVQEKGCEVIIAGAGLAAHLPGVIASQTTLPVIGVPIKGAVEGLDALFSIVQMPKSIPVATVGINNSYNAGMLAVQILSIKYPEVKEALNSFRTEMKRKFIEENGEGVEL, from the coding sequence ATGAAGGTAGCAATCTTTTTTGGAAGTAAATCAGACATGGATGTAATGAAAGGTGCAGCAAATGCTTTAAAGGAATTTAATATTGAGTATAAAGCATACGTACTTTCAGCTCATAGAGTACCAGAAAAATTAACAGAGGTATTAAATGAGGTTCAAGAAAAGGGATGTGAAGTAATAATTGCTGGGGCAGGACTTGCAGCACATCTTCCAGGAGTAATAGCATCACAAACTACATTACCAGTAATAGGAGTTCCTATAAAAGGAGCTGTAGAAGGACTAGATGCACTATTTTCAATAGTACAAATGCCTAAGTCTATTCCAGTTGCAACAGTTGGAATAAATAATAGCTACAATGCTGGAATGCTTGCAGTGCAAATACTTTCTATTAAGTATCCAGAAGTAAAAGAAGCATTAAATAGTTTTAGAACTGAAATGAAAAGAAAATTTATAGAAGAAAATGGAGAAGGAGTGGAACTATAA
- the purC gene encoding phosphoribosylaminoimidazolesuccinocarboxamide synthase produces the protein MEKLEMMYEGKAKKIYATDKADEVIVYYKDDATAFNGEKKGSIEDKGALNNAITSIIFELLNEKGVKTHFIKQLNEREQLCKKVEIVPLEVIVRNVAAGSMAKRLGLEEGFELKTTVYELSYKDDSLGDPLINDFHAVGIGATTFEELDKIYEITRKVNELLKEFFLKLNIKLIDFKLEFGRYNGEILLADEVSPDTCRFWDASTNEKLDKDRFRRDLGNVKDAYVEILNRIKNEK, from the coding sequence ATGGAAAAATTAGAAATGATGTATGAAGGAAAAGCAAAAAAGATTTACGCTACTGATAAGGCTGATGAGGTAATAGTTTATTACAAGGATGATGCAACTGCATTTAATGGAGAAAAGAAAGGAAGCATAGAAGATAAGGGAGCATTAAACAATGCAATTACTTCTATTATATTTGAATTATTAAATGAAAAGGGAGTAAAGACTCACTTTATTAAACAATTAAATGAAAGAGAACAATTATGCAAGAAGGTTGAAATAGTACCACTTGAAGTAATTGTTAGAAATGTTGCAGCTGGAAGTATGGCAAAAAGATTAGGTTTAGAAGAAGGTTTTGAACTTAAAACTACAGTTTATGAATTAAGCTATAAGGATGATTCCCTTGGAGACCCGTTAATAAATGATTTCCACGCAGTAGGAATTGGGGCTACAACTTTTGAAGAATTAGATAAAATTTATGAAATTACTAGAAAAGTAAATGAATTATTAAAAGAATTCTTCTTAAAATTAAACATTAAGCTAATCGACTTTAAATTAGAATTTGGAAGATATAATGGAGAAATTCTTTTAGCTGATGAAGTATCACCTGATACATGCAGATTCTGGGATGCTTCAACAAACGAAAAGTTAGATAAAGATAGATTTAGAAGAGATTTAGGAAATGTTAAAGATGCTTATGTTGAAATATTAAACAGAATAAAGAATGAGAAATAA
- a CDS encoding NAD(+) synthase, whose amino-acid sequence MDFIKVAAACPKTKVADVQYNLENIIKQMNEAEANNAKIIVFPELATTSYTCGDLFTQWNLIENSYSSIKNICENSKNKDLLIIVGSPLLVNYTLYNCAFVIFEGKILGIIPKSYIPNYTEFYEKRWFTEGLSVTSKKVDLSFQKEIPFGTNIIFGCGDVKVGVEICEDLWVTIPPSSYLSLAGANIICNPSASNELVSKSTYRKSLVENQSARCMSGYIYSSSGVYESSTDLLFSGHLLISEYGSTLIENERFQRENEIVYSFIDLFKLNSERTKNISFRDSYKSLPFEPELISFQYKNTKISNFNRYIAKHPFVPSSDIEREFRCKEIFNIQASALAKRLEHTYSNKAVIGISGGLDSTLALLVIVKTFKLLGLDSKNIITITMPGFGTTDRTYNNALTLCRELNCDLREINIVDACLKHFEDIGHDKNKHDVTYENVQARERTQILMDIANKEGGILIGTGDLSELALGWCTYNGDHMSMYAVNTSIPKTLVRYLVKYVADYESTKEVKDTLLDILDTPVSPELLPKDDKGEIAQKTEDIVGPYELHDFFLYHFIRHGSTPERILFLAKEAFKDDYDEETIKKWLSKFINRFFSQQFKRSALPDGPKVGTISLSPRGDWRMPSDASSNDWVNKLQ is encoded by the coding sequence ATGGACTTTATAAAAGTTGCAGCAGCTTGCCCTAAAACCAAAGTAGCAGATGTGCAATATAACTTAGAAAATATAATCAAACAAATGAATGAAGCAGAAGCAAATAATGCTAAAATTATTGTCTTTCCTGAGCTAGCCACAACCTCATACACCTGTGGAGATTTATTCACGCAATGGAATCTAATCGAAAATTCATACTCATCAATAAAAAATATTTGCGAAAATTCAAAAAACAAAGATTTATTGATAATAGTTGGTTCACCACTATTAGTTAATTATACATTATATAACTGTGCTTTTGTTATATTTGAAGGTAAAATTCTTGGAATTATTCCAAAATCTTATATCCCAAATTATACAGAATTCTATGAAAAGCGTTGGTTTACTGAGGGATTATCAGTTACTAGTAAAAAAGTGGATTTATCTTTTCAAAAAGAAATACCTTTTGGAACAAATATTATTTTTGGATGTGGTGATGTTAAAGTTGGGGTTGAAATATGTGAAGATCTATGGGTAACAATACCACCTTCTTCGTATCTTTCTTTAGCCGGTGCAAATATTATTTGTAATCCATCAGCTTCAAACGAATTAGTATCTAAAAGCACCTATAGAAAATCCTTAGTTGAGAATCAAAGTGCTCGTTGTATGAGCGGTTATATATACTCTTCGTCTGGAGTATATGAATCTTCAACAGATTTACTTTTCTCAGGGCATTTATTAATAAGTGAATATGGTTCAACATTAATTGAAAATGAACGTTTCCAAAGGGAAAACGAAATTGTTTATAGTTTTATCGATCTATTTAAATTAAATTCAGAAAGAACTAAAAATATTAGTTTTAGAGATTCCTATAAATCACTACCTTTTGAACCTGAATTAATAAGTTTCCAGTATAAGAATACTAAAATTTCTAATTTTAATCGTTATATTGCAAAACATCCATTTGTCCCTTCCTCAGATATAGAGAGAGAATTTAGATGTAAAGAAATATTTAATATTCAGGCATCTGCATTAGCTAAAAGGCTAGAACATACATATTCAAATAAAGCTGTTATTGGAATTTCTGGAGGATTAGATTCTACTCTAGCACTTTTGGTTATTGTTAAAACCTTTAAATTATTAGGTTTAGATTCAAAAAATATTATTACAATAACAATGCCTGGATTTGGAACCACAGATAGAACATACAATAATGCTCTGACTTTATGCAGAGAACTTAATTGCGACCTAAGAGAAATCAACATCGTAGATGCTTGCTTAAAACATTTTGAAGATATAGGTCATGATAAAAATAAACATGATGTAACTTATGAAAATGTTCAAGCAAGAGAAAGAACTCAAATACTTATGGATATCGCAAATAAAGAAGGTGGTATATTAATTGGAACTGGAGATTTGTCTGAATTAGCCTTAGGCTGGTGCACATATAATGGTGATCATATGAGCATGTATGCCGTTAATACATCAATACCAAAAACTTTAGTAAGATATTTGGTTAAATATGTAGCTGATTATGAATCAACTAAAGAAGTTAAGGATACTCTTTTAGACATATTAGATACACCTGTTTCCCCTGAGCTATTACCTAAAGATGATAAAGGTGAAATTGCTCAAAAAACTGAAGACATAGTTGGTCCTTATGAACTACATGACTTTTTCTTATATCATTTCATAAGACATGGCTCTACTCCTGAGAGAATTTTATTCTTAGCTAAGGAAGCCTTTAAAGACGATTATGATGAAGAAACTATAAAGAAATGGCTTAGTAAATTTATAAATAGATTTTTCTCTCAACAATTCAAAAGAAGTGCCTTACCTGATGGTCCAAAAGTAGGTACAATCTCCTTATCACCTAGAGGAGACTGGAGAATGCCATCAGATGCATCTTCTAACGATTGGGTAAATAAATTACAATAA
- a CDS encoding SPFH domain-containing protein yields MITLIIIGVLAFILLLIVVSSIKIVNTGYLFVLERFGQFHRVLEPGWHFTIPFADFVRKKVSTKQQILDIQPQAVITKDNVKISIDNVIFYRVLSAKDAVYNIEDFKSGIIYSTITNMRNIVGNMTLDEVLSGRDIINQELLKVVDDITDAYGIKILSVEIKNIIPPAEIQQAMEKQMKAERDKRAVILEAEGARQSSIERAEGEKQSKILQAEAEKQANIRRAEGLKESQLLEAEGKARAIEVVAKAQAEAVSLVNRAIIESGTNEQVIALKQVEALQEMAKNPANKLILPNETLSSLGSIAAIAETLKK; encoded by the coding sequence ATGATTACACTAATTATTATTGGAGTATTGGCATTTATTTTGCTATTGATAGTTGTATCATCAATTAAAATAGTAAATACAGGTTACTTATTCGTTTTAGAGAGGTTTGGACAATTTCATAGAGTTTTAGAACCAGGTTGGCATTTTACAATACCTTTTGCTGATTTTGTTAGAAAGAAAGTTTCAACAAAGCAACAAATATTAGACATTCAGCCACAAGCTGTTATCACAAAGGATAATGTTAAAATATCAATAGACAATGTTATCTTCTACAGAGTTTTAAGCGCAAAAGATGCTGTTTATAATATAGAAGATTTTAAATCAGGTATAATTTATTCAACCATAACCAATATGAGAAATATTGTTGGAAATATGACATTAGATGAAGTATTATCTGGAAGAGATATTATTAACCAAGAACTACTTAAGGTTGTTGATGACATAACTGATGCATATGGTATAAAGATTCTATCAGTTGAAATTAAGAATATTATTCCACCAGCTGAAATTCAACAAGCTATGGAAAAGCAAATGAAGGCTGAAAGAGATAAGAGAGCTGTTATTTTGGAAGCAGAAGGAGCTAGACAATCTTCTATTGAAAGAGCAGAAGGTGAAAAGCAGTCTAAGATTTTACAAGCAGAAGCTGAAAAGCAAGCTAACATTAGAAGAGCTGAAGGTTTAAAAGAATCTCAATTATTAGAGGCTGAAGGTAAAGCTAGAGCAATTGAAGTTGTTGCAAAAGCTCAAGCAGAAGCAGTATCATTAGTTAACAGAGCTATAATTGAATCAGGTACTAATGAACAAGTTATAGCACTAAAACAAGTTGAAGCGCTTCAAGAAATGGCTAAAAACCCAGCTAATAAGCTTATTCTACCAAATGAAACTTTGTCATCATTAGGAAGTATAGCAGCTATAGCTGAAACATTGAAGAAATAA